The following are from one region of the Arcobacter defluvii genome:
- the argC gene encoding N-acetyl-gamma-glutamyl-phosphate reductase, which yields MKYKIFVDGQHGTTGLKIHEMLDGRDEIELLSIKEEEKKDLNKRKELLNSADLVFLCLPDAASIESVSLITNENVKVIDASTAFRTNPSWTYGIPEITPTQREKIKNSKRVCVPGCHASGLIMAMKPLIVNGILANSQKLICHSITGFSGGGKAMIDDYEKAKFEDIGGQRPYALTLHHKHLPEMKYVLELDEAPLFTPSVGNFKQGMLVMSYLVKKDFKKVVSRKEILDLYKDYYKDEFFINIIENNDSYLDAGLLNPMKCNNTNTLEISVYENDTDMVVISRLDNLGKGASGAAVQCMNIMLGLEESKGLNSRKN from the coding sequence ATGAAATATAAAATATTTGTAGATGGACAACACGGAACTACAGGATTAAAAATCCATGAAATGTTAGATGGACGTGATGAAATAGAACTTTTATCTATAAAAGAAGAAGAGAAAAAAGATTTAAATAAAAGAAAAGAGCTTTTAAATAGTGCTGATTTAGTATTTTTATGTCTTCCTGATGCTGCTTCTATTGAATCAGTTAGTTTAATCACAAATGAAAATGTAAAAGTAATTGATGCAAGCACAGCTTTTAGAACAAATCCTTCTTGGACTTATGGAATTCCTGAAATAACTCCAACTCAAAGAGAAAAAATCAAAAATTCTAAAAGAGTTTGTGTTCCAGGATGTCATGCAAGTGGATTAATCATGGCTATGAAACCTTTGATTGTAAATGGGATATTAGCAAATTCTCAAAAATTAATTTGCCATTCAATTACTGGATTTAGTGGTGGTGGAAAAGCTATGATTGATGATTATGAAAAAGCAAAATTTGAAGATATTGGAGGTCAAAGACCTTATGCCCTAACACTTCACCATAAACATCTTCCTGAGATGAAATATGTTTTAGAATTAGATGAAGCTCCTCTATTTACTCCAAGCGTTGGAAACTTCAAACAAGGTATGCTTGTGATGAGTTATTTAGTTAAAAAAGATTTTAAAAAAGTAGTTTCAAGAAAAGAGATTTTAGATTTATATAAAGACTATTATAAAGATGAATTTTTTATAAATATAATAGAAAACAATGATTCATATCTTGATGCAGGTTTATTAAATCCAATGAAATGTAACAATACAAATACTTTAGAGATTTCTGTTTATGAAAATGATACTGATATGGTAGTTATTTCAAGACTTGATAATCTTGGGAAAGGTGCTAGTGGAGCTGCTGTTCAATGTATGAACATTATGTTAGGACTTGAAGAATCTAAAGGTTTAAATTCAAGAAAAAATTAA
- a CDS encoding FMN-binding protein, with translation MNEKIENILNHEGVFSVVAKGEDFPHIVNTWNSFVIFKDNNLFIPVGGMEIMEEILENENRVIVVIGTRELEGLHGMGIGVKIIGKAEIFQDIEEYEVMKNKFEWARAVMKIEILEAYQTT, from the coding sequence ATGAATGAAAAAATAGAAAATATTTTGAATCATGAAGGTGTTTTTAGTGTAGTTGCTAAAGGAGAAGATTTTCCTCATATTGTAAATACATGGAATTCTTTTGTTATTTTTAAAGACAATAATCTTTTTATTCCAGTTGGAGGAATGGAAATAATGGAAGAAATATTAGAAAATGAAAACAGAGTAATTGTTGTTATTGGGACAAGAGAGCTTGAAGGTTTACATGGAATGGGTATTGGAGTTAAAATAATAGGAAAAGCAGAAATATTTCAAGATATAGAAGAATATGAAGTGATGAAAAATAAATTTGAGTGGGCAAGAGCAGTTATGAAAATAGAAATACTTGAAGCTTATCAAACAACATAA
- a CDS encoding GrpB family protein, producing the protein MKILKYEKIEASFKPWNEDYFDVAKALIEFISTKEFEVIHIGSTSFMVGGKGIIDLSILYKNNDLNKAINHIKSLGFQDQISQNPFPKERPRKDGIVIFNNSKYIIHLHVIENNSLEHIKQIKYKEYMLSNPSARKEYENKKLEILKKGIIEQEEYGKEKSPFVKSIITKIDI; encoded by the coding sequence TTGAAAATTTTAAAATATGAAAAAATAGAAGCTTCTTTTAAACCTTGGAATGAGGATTATTTTGATGTTGCAAAAGCTTTAATTGAGTTTATATCTACAAAAGAGTTTGAAGTTATACATATTGGTTCAACTTCATTTATGGTTGGTGGAAAAGGAATAATTGATTTATCAATTTTATATAAAAACAATGATTTAAATAAAGCCATAAATCATATAAAATCTTTAGGTTTTCAAGACCAAATAAGCCAAAATCCTTTTCCAAAAGAACGTCCTAGAAAAGATGGAATAGTTATTTTTAATAATTCAAAATATATTATTCATCTGCATGTTATAGAAAACAATTCACTAGAACATATAAAACAGATAAAATACAAAGAATATATGCTTTCAAATCCAAGCGCAAGAAAAGAGTATGAAAACAAAAAATTAGAGATTTTGAAAAAAGGAATAATTGAACAAGAAGAATATGGAAAAGAGAAATCCCCTTTTGTAAAATCAATTATTACTAAAATTGATATTTAA
- a CDS encoding pyridoxamine 5'-phosphate oxidase family protein, which translates to MRREEFDVKDENSINEILKICEYGTLSLISQGKPYCVALNFVFFENSIFFHGAKEGRKIEAINSNPNAAFLVVKPYSFIPSYFSDTIAACPATQFFASVLFEGKLEFIIDGNKKADVLNALMKKFQKEDSFEEIAYNKAMYTKMLDKTAIIELKIETQSCKIKVGQNLNEERKSKVMEKLKNRNLQIDDETIKQMKIHS; encoded by the coding sequence ATGAGAAGAGAAGAGTTTGATGTAAAAGATGAGAATAGTATAAATGAGATATTAAAAATTTGTGAATATGGCACTTTAAGTTTAATAAGCCAGGGAAAACCATATTGTGTAGCTTTGAATTTTGTATTTTTTGAAAATTCTATCTTTTTTCATGGTGCAAAAGAAGGAAGAAAAATAGAAGCTATAAACTCAAACCCAAACGCAGCTTTTTTAGTAGTAAAACCATACTCTTTTATACCTTCATATTTTAGTGATACAATTGCAGCTTGTCCTGCAACTCAATTTTTTGCTTCAGTTTTATTTGAAGGAAAGTTGGAATTTATAATTGATGGAAATAAAAAAGCTGATGTTTTAAATGCTTTGATGAAAAAGTTTCAAAAAGAAGATAGTTTTGAAGAAATTGCTTATAATAAAGCAATGTATACAAAGATGCTTGATAAAACTGCAATTATTGAGTTAAAAATTGAAACTCAAAGTTGTAAGATAAAAGTAGGACAGAACTTAAATGAAGAGAGAAAAAGTAAAGTTATGGAAAAACTAAAAAATAGAAATTTACAGATAGATGATGAAACAATAAAACAGATGAAAATACATAGTTAA
- a CDS encoding N-acetyltransferase, protein MEIRFYKPTVADIPLMQALVKEEVEKGKILLRTEDEMATTIRSYTVVEVDGKLAGFTATHIHSPRLAEVRSLVVGKEFRGLKLGKKLVEACINEAKEYGIKQLLSLTYEKGFFESCGFREISKEEIPEHKIWADCIRCKHFPICDEIAMVIDL, encoded by the coding sequence TTGGAAATTAGATTTTATAAACCAACTGTAGCTGATATACCTCTAATGCAAGCATTAGTAAAAGAAGAGGTTGAAAAAGGAAAAATCTTACTTAGAACAGAAGATGAAATGGCAACAACTATTCGTTCTTATACAGTTGTTGAAGTTGATGGAAAATTAGCTGGTTTTACAGCAACACATATTCATTCTCCAAGATTAGCAGAAGTAAGAAGTTTAGTTGTTGGAAAAGAATTCCGAGGTTTAAAACTTGGTAAAAAACTTGTAGAAGCCTGTATCAATGAAGCAAAAGAGTATGGAATAAAACAACTTTTATCTTTAACTTATGAAAAAGGTTTTTTTGAAAGTTGTGGTTTTAGAGAAATTTCAAAAGAAGAGATCCCTGAGCATAAAATCTGGGCAGATTGCATTAGATGTAAGCATTTCCCAATTTGTGATGAAATAGCAATGGTAATTGACCTTTAA
- a CDS encoding PLP-dependent aminotransferase family protein, with amino-acid sequence MYKFYNNSPLYIQLYEQMKNEIKNELKAGVKLPSIRKIANDYKLSKTTVQTAYNQLCCEGYIQSIEKSGYYVCEEIYQKFNTQIENKKDEVKEDKNYKINFFPASLDKNSFPKQTWLKLYNKVVKEDVHYGVYSNFQGDYELRKEIKKYLLNSRAVLCNTEQIVITNGFSNSMFVLTNILKRISNKVAIESPGYKVARKVFELSSFEINDIPVNKDGLDFNFLEKTDSKILYTTPSHQFPTGITMPIANRIKLINWAKKHNAFIIEDDYDSELSYYNRPIPSMQSLENSDRVIYLGTFSKALSPALRVSYIVLPNCLLDIYHDVFDFVFSQVPIDIQKTLTLFLKEGYWEKHLRKIRNSNRKKHNLMKEYLKSYLKNEIKIIREGSGLNLLIKPLIDIDYEKLEKTAQQKDVKIYFKEFFNLEKVIALGFGGFEEFEIENAIKTFSEIWFEVKKV; translated from the coding sequence ATGTATAAATTTTATAACAATTCACCTCTTTATATTCAACTTTATGAACAAATGAAAAATGAAATAAAAAATGAGCTAAAAGCTGGAGTGAAACTCCCTTCCATAAGAAAAATAGCAAATGATTATAAACTTAGTAAAACAACTGTTCAAACTGCTTATAATCAACTTTGTTGCGAAGGATATATACAAAGTATTGAAAAAAGTGGTTATTATGTTTGTGAAGAGATTTACCAGAAATTCAACACTCAAATTGAAAATAAGAAAGATGAAGTAAAAGAGGATAAAAACTATAAAATAAACTTTTTTCCTGCAAGTCTTGATAAAAACTCTTTTCCTAAACAAACTTGGTTAAAACTTTATAATAAAGTTGTAAAAGAAGATGTTCATTATGGTGTATATTCAAATTTTCAAGGTGATTATGAACTAAGAAAAGAGATAAAAAAATATCTTTTAAACTCAAGAGCAGTTTTGTGTAATACAGAACAAATTGTCATCACAAATGGATTTTCTAATTCTATGTTTGTTTTAACAAATATTTTAAAAAGAATTTCAAATAAAGTTGCTATTGAATCTCCTGGATATAAAGTTGCAAGAAAAGTATTTGAGTTATCTTCTTTTGAAATAAATGACATTCCTGTAAATAAAGATGGTTTGGATTTTAATTTTTTAGAAAAAACTGATTCAAAGATTTTATATACAACTCCTTCACATCAATTTCCAACTGGAATAACAATGCCAATTGCAAATAGAATAAAACTTATAAATTGGGCAAAAAAACATAATGCTTTTATCATTGAAGATGATTATGATAGTGAACTAAGCTATTATAATCGCCCTATTCCATCTATGCAAAGTTTAGAAAATAGTGATAGAGTTATTTATTTAGGTACTTTTTCAAAAGCTCTTTCTCCTGCGTTAAGAGTATCTTATATTGTTTTGCCAAACTGTTTATTGGATATTTATCATGATGTTTTTGATTTTGTATTTTCACAAGTTCCAATAGATATTCAAAAAACATTGACACTTTTTTTAAAAGAAGGTTATTGGGAAAAACATCTTAGAAAAATCAGAAATTCAAATAGAAAAAAACATAATTTAATGAAAGAGTATTTAAAAAGTTATTTAAAAAATGAGATAAAAATTATAAGAGAAGGAAGTGGCTTAAATTTATTGATAAAACCACTTATTGATATTGATTATGAAAAGCTTGAAAAAACAGCTCAACAAAAAGATGTAAAAATCTATTTTAAAGAGTTTTTTAATCTTGAAAAAGTAATAGCTTTGGGATTTGGTGGTTTTGAAGAGTTTGAAATAGAAAATGCAATAAAAACTTTTAGTGAAATTTGGTTTGAAGTTAAAAAAGTTTAA
- a CDS encoding efflux RND transporter permease subunit: MKLEKFIYNILQSKTKSYLVYLITFILFVLSVLTFPTHITKAKMLPSKDSDTFSIYVDLKDGSSLSQTKEVTQCIVKNLQKDENITNISAFLGEGQPLDFAALVKQSALKDKESQAEIMVNIKKAKDRDITSYNLVSQLRKNVQEKCALYNANIKFIELPAGPPVLASIVSEIYGGNSFESRRDFALKIAQILKHQTTLVDIDVLADDDFIMYELEVDNSKVIMSKVDLDQLKNILYLAFEGMNVAVVNNKNIQSQIPVFLRLDDSRTLKDSSKEALIAKLENLKLMNKDGNMINISELVKINEIIKEPTITSKNLNLMINVIAETSKDSQIYPLLNARDEMLDTLNNDYEVIKTNLLNLSFIDKKTKERFDLVFDGELKVTIDTFIDLGGAFIIALVLIFFLMVMYYKSFAISGGIVLSSFISIIGVIFAHVIMDLITPDTFYLTATSLIGFIGLIGINSRNSTLIIDFSKQLVIEKNLTINEAIAKATATRSKPIILTVLTMVFASALIANDAVFGGLGVALIGGTLISYVVSMFFVPVIIKNQLKKIL; the protein is encoded by the coding sequence ATGAAATTAGAAAAATTTATATATAATATTTTACAAAGCAAAACAAAGTCATATTTAGTTTATTTAATAACTTTTATTTTATTTGTTTTAAGTGTTTTAACTTTTCCAACACACATAACAAAAGCAAAAATGCTTCCAAGTAAAGATTCAGATACTTTTTCAATTTATGTTGACTTAAAAGATGGTTCAAGTTTAAGTCAAACAAAAGAAGTAACACAATGTATAGTAAAAAATCTTCAAAAAGATGAAAACATTACAAATATTTCAGCTTTTTTAGGAGAAGGTCAACCTCTTGATTTTGCAGCATTAGTTAAACAAAGTGCTTTAAAAGATAAAGAATCTCAAGCTGAAATAATGGTAAATATTAAAAAAGCAAAAGATAGAGATATTACAAGTTACAATTTAGTAAGTCAATTAAGAAAAAATGTTCAAGAAAAATGTGCTTTATATAATGCAAATATTAAATTCATTGAACTTCCAGCTGGTCCTCCAGTTCTAGCTTCCATAGTATCTGAAATTTATGGTGGAAATAGTTTCGAAAGTAGAAGAGATTTTGCGTTAAAAATAGCTCAAATTTTAAAACATCAAACAACTTTAGTTGATATTGATGTATTAGCTGATGATGATTTTATAATGTATGAGCTTGAAGTTGATAATAGTAAAGTTATCATGAGTAAAGTTGATTTAGACCAATTAAAAAATATCTTATATTTAGCATTTGAAGGTATGAATGTTGCTGTTGTAAATAATAAAAATATACAAAGTCAGATTCCAGTATTTTTAAGGCTTGATGATTCTAGAACTTTAAAAGATTCTTCAAAAGAGGCATTAATCGCTAAATTAGAAAATCTAAAACTTATGAATAAAGATGGAAATATGATAAATATTTCTGAATTAGTAAAAATAAATGAAATTATAAAAGAGCCAACAATTACATCAAAAAATCTAAATCTAATGATAAATGTTATTGCTGAAACTTCTAAAGATAGCCAAATTTATCCTCTATTAAATGCAAGAGATGAGATGTTAGATACTTTAAATAATGATTATGAAGTGATAAAAACAAACCTTCTAAACCTATCTTTTATCGATAAAAAAACAAAAGAGAGATTTGATTTAGTATTTGATGGAGAATTAAAAGTTACAATTGATACATTTATTGATTTAGGTGGAGCTTTTATCATTGCACTTGTTTTAATATTTTTCTTAATGGTTATGTATTATAAAAGTTTTGCAATATCAGGTGGAATTGTATTATCTAGTTTTATTTCAATTATTGGAGTTATCTTTGCTCATGTAATTATGGATTTAATAACACCAGATACATTTTATTTAACAGCAACTTCACTTATAGGATTTATTGGGCTTATTGGAATAAATTCAAGAAATTCAACATTAATTATAGATTTTTCAAAACAACTTGTAATTGAAAAAAATCTTACAATAAATGAAGCAATAGCAAAAGCAACAGCTACAAGATCAAAACCTATTATTTTAACAGTTTTAACGATGGTATTTGCTAGTGCCTTGATTGCAAATGATGCAGTATTTGGAGGGCTTGGAGTTGCACTAATAGGAGGAACACTTATCTCTTATGTTGTTTCTATGTTTTTTGTGCCTGTTATTATAAAAAATCAGTTAAAAAAGATTTTATAA
- the lptA gene encoding lipopolysaccharide transport periplasmic protein LptA, translating into MRYLIYSLICSTILFAQTETLVIDAQNFQADDKKGISIFTGNVKIKMGQDKLNANRVDVYFTTDKKTNNKVPLKYEATGKADFEIVTTDKHYIGNGDKIIYTPAKQEYTIIGNGFLQEKNDDRKIYGDTIYVNQLSGEAKVKGSENKPVRFIINVERGNEGTK; encoded by the coding sequence ATGAGATATTTAATTTATTCTTTAATCTGTTCTACAATTTTATTTGCACAAACTGAAACTTTGGTAATTGATGCACAAAACTTTCAAGCAGATGATAAAAAAGGAATCTCTATTTTTACAGGAAATGTAAAAATTAAAATGGGACAAGATAAACTAAATGCAAATAGAGTTGATGTTTATTTTACTACAGATAAAAAAACAAATAATAAAGTACCATTAAAATATGAAGCTACTGGAAAAGCAGATTTTGAAATAGTTACAACAGACAAACATTATATTGGAAATGGTGACAAAATTATATATACTCCAGCAAAACAAGAGTATACAATAATTGGAAATGGATTTTTACAAGAAAAAAATGATGATAGAAAAATTTATGGAGATACTATTTATGTAAATCAACTAAGTGGTGAAGCTAAAGTAAAAGGTAGTGAAAATAAACCAGTTAGATTTATAATAAATGTAGAACGTGGTAATGAAGGAACAAAATAA
- a CDS encoding transglutaminase family protein, whose translation MQHYKIIHRTYYNYSNYVNLEAHYLLLRPRESHELRIESFNLKTVPKSKIFWHRDVEDNSVAVATFDISTKQLFIESEVVIQHYNETPLDFIVSDYAINYPFRYLANDNFILSSYMILPDEDTRTLLNNWIYNIYKYGETIQTYTLLQKLTTYIFNNFIYKVREETGVQTAKQTLYYGSGSCRDFAYLFMEAVKCLGLATRFVSGYLYAPLMSHEVGSTHAWAEVYIPGGGWIGFDPTIGEIVGKDHISVAVSRLPDNISPISGSFVGSSGSSLNVGVWVTKI comes from the coding sequence ATGCAACATTACAAAATTATCCATAGAACTTATTATAATTATTCTAATTATGTAAATCTAGAAGCTCATTATTTACTTTTGAGACCAAGAGAAAGCCATGAGTTAAGGATTGAATCTTTTAATTTAAAAACAGTGCCAAAATCCAAAATATTTTGGCATAGAGATGTTGAAGACAACTCTGTTGCAGTAGCAACTTTTGATATTTCTACAAAACAACTTTTTATTGAAAGTGAAGTTGTTATTCAGCATTATAATGAAACACCACTTGATTTTATCGTATCTGATTATGCAATAAACTATCCTTTTAGATATTTAGCAAATGACAATTTTATTTTATCTTCATATATGATTTTGCCAGATGAAGATACAAGAACTCTTTTAAATAATTGGATATATAATATCTATAAATATGGTGAAACAATTCAAACATATACTCTTTTACAAAAACTTACAACTTATATATTCAATAATTTTATCTATAAAGTAAGGGAAGAAACAGGAGTTCAAACAGCTAAACAGACACTTTATTATGGTTCAGGTTCTTGTAGAGATTTTGCATATTTATTTATGGAAGCTGTCAAGTGTTTAGGATTGGCTACGAGATTTGTAAGTGGATATTTATATGCACCTTTAATGTCTCACGAAGTAGGTTCAACCCATGCATGGGCTGAAGTTTATATTCCTGGTGGTGGATGGATAGGTTTTGACCCAACAATTGGAGAAATTGTAGGAAAAGATCATATTTCTGTAGCTGTATCAAGATTACCTGATAATATTTCGCCTATATCAGGTTCATTTGTTGGTTCATCAGGTTCAAGTTTAAATGTTGGTGTTTGGGTTACAAAAATATAA
- a CDS encoding KdsC family phosphatase: MIELIVLDVDGTLTDGKITYSSTGEETKSFDVADGLAIAVWTKNFGKKAAIITGRNSSLVEKRARELNITHLHQGVKNKQEVLENILKQEGLSWNQVAAIGDDLNDYNMLKKVGLSFTPANGTHYLKDFVNVICERKGGDGAVREMLEYIFKEDGLEEAFVNAWA, from the coding sequence GAATTAATTGTTTTAGATGTTGATGGTACTTTAACTGATGGAAAAATTACTTATTCTTCGACTGGTGAAGAGACAAAATCTTTTGATGTAGCTGATGGTTTAGCAATAGCTGTTTGGACGAAAAATTTTGGGAAAAAAGCTGCTATTATTACTGGACGAAACTCTTCATTAGTTGAAAAAAGAGCAAGAGAATTAAATATTACACATCTTCATCAAGGTGTAAAAAATAAACAAGAGGTTTTAGAAAATATTTTAAAGCAAGAAGGCTTGTCTTGGAATCAAGTTGCTGCAATTGGTGATGACTTAAATGATTATAATATGTTAAAAAAAGTAGGTCTTTCTTTTACTCCTGCAAATGGCACACACTATTTAAAAGATTTTGTAAATGTGATATGTGAAAGAAAAGGTGGAGATGGAGCAGTAAGAGAAATGCTTGAATATATTTTTAAAGAAGATGGATTAGAAGAGGCTTTTGTAAACGCATGGGCATAA
- the yihA gene encoding ribosome biogenesis GTP-binding protein YihA/YsxC → MKIVDAKFLQSAQSVNDSPAPNVAEVAFLGRSNVGKSSLLNTLTNRKGLAKSSSTPGKTQLINYFEIKFKTENEEMPYLFARFVDLPGFGYAKVAKSLKAEWNRNLTGYLELRPNLQIFVHLIDSRHPELEIDKNVDEFLLDIKRGDQIIVHAFTKTDKLKQNELAQLKRVYPDGIFISNLKKRGIIDLQNKITGYLFGN, encoded by the coding sequence ATGAAAATAGTTGATGCAAAATTTTTGCAATCTGCACAAAGTGTAAATGATTCACCTGCACCAAATGTAGCAGAAGTTGCTTTTTTAGGACGCTCAAATGTGGGGAAATCTTCACTTTTAAATACTTTGACTAATAGAAAAGGATTAGCAAAATCATCTTCAACACCTGGAAAAACACAGCTAATAAATTATTTTGAAATAAAATTTAAAACTGAAAATGAAGAGATGCCATATTTATTTGCTAGATTTGTGGATTTACCAGGATTTGGTTATGCAAAAGTTGCAAAAAGTTTAAAAGCTGAATGGAATAGAAATTTAACTGGATATTTAGAATTAAGACCAAATCTACAAATATTTGTACATTTAATAGATTCAAGACATCCTGAGCTTGAAATAGATAAAAATGTAGATGAATTTTTATTGGATATAAAAAGAGGTGACCAGATAATAGTTCACGCTTTTACAAAAACAGATAAATTGAAACAAAATGAACTAGCTCAATTAAAGAGAGTTTATCCTGATGGAATTTTTATATCAAATCTTAAAAAAAGAGGTATAATTGACCTTCAAAATAAAATAACAGGATATTTATTTGGAAATTAG